The Marinobacter halotolerans genome includes a window with the following:
- a CDS encoding PaaI family thioesterase encodes MSPLLRWPIRDLQDFFVDCVPHQSALGLQVTECLDGHLSVDMPFADYLTDSRASEILHEGGIISLIDASAGSVLLTQRKELRRTATLDLRIDFLRRCRPGEGVSCQAKSLKVSRNVGVTHAKVHDSDEDSPIAVATGTFAIFQGEAEPHRFGEGDTRFRNDAKSASRIDNSISDNPYEQMMGIRPDDDSERSDGCMTFREHLIGNPYVPAIHGGAVASLLHATAKLVLMRETSATMPPKMLSCSLEYLGSPLTRNTFASASISSISRRFANVRVIAFQESPDHPIAAATIQFLLVT; translated from the coding sequence GTGAGCCCACTATTGCGCTGGCCTATTCGAGACCTCCAGGATTTTTTCGTCGACTGTGTGCCACACCAGAGTGCGCTGGGACTTCAGGTGACTGAATGCCTGGACGGCCATCTTTCCGTAGATATGCCTTTTGCAGATTACCTTACAGACTCGCGGGCATCCGAGATATTGCACGAGGGCGGCATCATCTCACTGATAGACGCCTCCGCCGGCTCTGTATTACTGACGCAGCGAAAAGAACTCCGGAGAACCGCCACGCTGGACTTGCGAATCGATTTTCTGAGGCGCTGTCGGCCGGGCGAAGGGGTAAGTTGCCAGGCAAAATCCTTAAAGGTCAGCCGGAATGTTGGCGTAACCCATGCAAAGGTACACGACAGTGATGAGGATAGTCCGATTGCGGTTGCAACGGGAACCTTTGCTATATTTCAGGGCGAGGCAGAGCCCCACAGATTTGGCGAGGGAGATACCCGCTTTCGCAATGACGCCAAATCAGCCTCAAGGATCGATAATTCAATTTCCGACAATCCCTACGAACAAATGATGGGCATCCGGCCAGATGACGATAGTGAAAGATCCGACGGCTGTATGACTTTTCGCGAACATCTAATTGGTAATCCCTATGTTCCGGCCATTCACGGCGGTGCTGTTGCATCTCTCCTACACGCCACCGCAAAACTGGTACTTATGCGAGAGACGTCTGCCACTATGCCCCCGAAAATGCTGAGCTGCAGTCTCGAGTACCTTGGTTCCCCTCTCACCAGGAATACATTTGCAAGTGCTTCGATTTCCTCAATTAGCCGGCGGTTTGCCAATGTTCGCGTGATCGCTTTTCAGGAATCCCCTGACCACCCAATCGCCGCCGCTACCATCCAGTTTTTACTTGTCACCTAA
- a CDS encoding acetoacetate--CoA ligase yields MKPFWGPTSERRANARINHYAQWLSERSENTTFSDYDSLWQWSVSNIEEFWESVWDYFEVESPVPYSSVLDGRKMPGAKWFSGAQVNYVNQVFKNAGRDSPAIIFEDEAGNQRDISWQDLEQQVASLASSLRALGVGKGDRVAAFLPNRPETIVAFLACASVGAVWSVCSPDMGAISVLDRFRQIEPKVLIACDGYSYNGKVYDRREVVREIREQLPSVRHFVPVDVLKAEGAPVREDEALNWAELVSDSVEFQPEWLPFDHPLWVVYSSGTTGKPKPIVHGHGGIILSMSVSLGFHNDLGPQDRYHWYSTTGWIMWNCQVGGLLVGSTVCIYDGNPGYPDLGRLWRFAGDAGVTLFGAGAAFYESCMKGGVQPKKEADLSSLRTIGSTGSPLAPDCYEWIQEQLGKDVWIAPMSGGTDLAGPFIGGNPTLPAYKGEMQCRVLGAAVYAFDDAGKPVIDEVGELVCTEPMPCMPLYFWNDKGNERYYSSYFDTFPGVWRHGDWMSVTTRGGVVIYGRSDATINRHGIRMGTSELYQAIEVLPEVVDSLVVDLEFLGKQSYMPLFVVLKEGAVLDQSLREDIKSRIRNALTARHVPNDIFAVPAVPRTLSGKKLEVPIKKVLLGQPLEQVVNRDSLANPDSLEWYRKFAERFLSKAQGQG; encoded by the coding sequence GTGAAACCGTTCTGGGGACCAACGTCTGAACGCCGAGCCAATGCTCGTATCAACCATTACGCCCAATGGCTGTCGGAGCGCTCTGAAAACACCACCTTCAGTGACTACGATTCACTCTGGCAGTGGTCCGTAAGCAATATTGAAGAGTTTTGGGAGAGTGTCTGGGACTACTTTGAAGTAGAGTCCCCGGTGCCTTACTCAAGTGTTCTGGATGGCCGCAAGATGCCGGGCGCCAAGTGGTTTTCGGGCGCACAGGTGAACTATGTAAACCAGGTATTCAAAAATGCGGGGCGTGATAGTCCTGCCATTATTTTTGAGGACGAAGCGGGCAATCAGCGGGATATCTCCTGGCAGGATCTGGAGCAACAGGTTGCATCCCTGGCCTCGTCCCTGAGGGCTCTCGGTGTTGGCAAGGGCGACCGCGTTGCGGCATTCCTGCCCAACCGCCCTGAAACCATTGTGGCTTTCCTGGCCTGTGCCAGCGTTGGCGCTGTCTGGTCTGTATGTTCTCCGGATATGGGGGCCATAAGTGTCCTGGATCGTTTCCGCCAAATCGAGCCTAAAGTGCTGATCGCGTGCGATGGCTACAGCTATAACGGAAAGGTTTACGATCGCAGAGAGGTTGTCAGGGAGATCCGGGAGCAACTGCCTTCCGTGCGGCATTTTGTGCCTGTTGACGTATTGAAAGCTGAAGGCGCACCTGTCAGGGAGGATGAAGCTCTCAATTGGGCTGAACTGGTTTCTGACTCGGTTGAATTCCAGCCAGAGTGGCTGCCATTCGATCACCCACTCTGGGTTGTTTATTCATCCGGAACAACCGGCAAGCCCAAGCCGATCGTCCATGGCCATGGTGGCATCATCCTTTCAATGTCTGTGAGTCTGGGGTTCCATAACGATCTTGGTCCCCAAGACCGATATCACTGGTACTCCACTACCGGTTGGATTATGTGGAATTGCCAGGTTGGCGGGCTGCTCGTTGGTAGTACAGTCTGCATCTATGATGGCAACCCAGGCTATCCGGATCTCGGCCGGCTCTGGCGATTCGCAGGCGACGCCGGTGTCACGCTTTTTGGTGCCGGTGCCGCTTTTTACGAGTCCTGTATGAAAGGCGGCGTCCAGCCAAAAAAGGAAGCTGACCTATCCAGTCTGCGCACCATCGGGTCTACCGGTTCTCCGTTGGCACCGGATTGTTACGAATGGATACAGGAGCAACTGGGCAAGGATGTGTGGATCGCGCCTATGTCTGGTGGGACCGACCTTGCCGGTCCCTTTATCGGGGGCAATCCGACCTTGCCTGCTTACAAAGGGGAGATGCAGTGTCGGGTACTGGGTGCTGCCGTCTATGCCTTTGATGATGCCGGGAAGCCGGTTATTGATGAAGTCGGGGAACTGGTCTGCACTGAGCCCATGCCCTGTATGCCATTGTACTTCTGGAATGACAAAGGCAACGAGCGTTACTACTCGAGTTACTTCGATACCTTTCCGGGAGTCTGGCGCCATGGTGACTGGATGAGCGTCACGACTCGTGGCGGGGTTGTTATCTACGGTCGTTCCGACGCCACGATTAATCGTCATGGTATCAGGATGGGTACCAGTGAGCTGTATCAAGCGATAGAGGTGCTGCCCGAGGTGGTGGACAGCTTGGTGGTGGACCTGGAGTTTCTTGGCAAGCAATCCTACATGCCTCTTTTTGTCGTGCTAAAAGAGGGAGCGGTACTCGATCAGAGCCTCCGTGAGGACATTAAATCTCGTATCCGCAATGCGCTGACCGCAAGGCATGTCCCCAACGATATTTTCGCCGTACCAGCGGTGCCCAGAACCCTGTCTGGCAAGAAGCTTGAAGTGCCGATTAAGAAAGTACTTCTTGGTCAACCCCTGGAGCAGGTGGTTAACCGGGATTCGCTGGCCAATCCGGACAGTCTCGAATGGTACAGAAAATTTGCAGAGCGATTTCTGAGCAAGGCTCAAGGCCAGGGTTGA
- a CDS encoding electron transfer flavoprotein subunit alpha/FixB family protein: protein MSILVIAEHDNSELNGATRSALAAAKEVGPEDISVLVVGYSCGSVAEQAARCDGVNTVIVCDDAGYEHQLPENMADLVVQLGKCASHVLVSATTWGKSFMPRVAAMLDVDQISEIISVVDEETFKRPIYAGNAIATVKSSAAVKVITVRATAFDPVSVKDDPATIENCDLVLNNDKARFVNEQLTTSDRPDLAAADIVVSGGRGMQNGDNFKLLYGLADKLGAAVGASRAAVDAGFVSNDLQVGQTGKIVAPKLYLAVGISGAIQHLAGMSDSKVIVAINKDEEAPIFQIADYGLVADLFEAVPEFDSKL, encoded by the coding sequence ATGAGCATTCTTGTTATTGCGGAGCACGATAATTCCGAACTTAACGGGGCGACGCGTAGCGCCCTGGCGGCTGCGAAAGAAGTAGGGCCAGAGGATATCTCCGTACTGGTGGTCGGTTACAGTTGCGGTTCTGTCGCAGAGCAGGCAGCCCGATGCGATGGCGTGAACACAGTCATTGTTTGCGACGATGCGGGCTATGAGCACCAGCTCCCGGAGAATATGGCCGACCTAGTGGTTCAGTTAGGTAAATGTGCCAGCCATGTTCTGGTGTCTGCCACTACCTGGGGCAAAAGCTTCATGCCTCGGGTTGCAGCGATGCTGGATGTTGATCAGATCTCTGAGATTATCTCAGTGGTGGATGAAGAAACCTTCAAACGTCCGATATACGCCGGCAATGCTATCGCGACGGTAAAATCCTCTGCAGCTGTAAAAGTGATTACAGTAAGGGCAACGGCGTTTGATCCGGTATCTGTGAAGGACGATCCGGCCACCATCGAAAATTGCGACTTAGTTTTGAATAACGATAAAGCCCGGTTTGTTAATGAGCAGCTTACAACATCAGATCGGCCAGATTTGGCAGCGGCGGACATTGTCGTTTCAGGTGGTCGTGGTATGCAGAATGGAGATAATTTCAAACTGCTTTACGGTTTGGCCGATAAGCTTGGGGCGGCCGTAGGGGCATCACGGGCAGCTGTTGATGCAGGGTTTGTCTCCAATGACCTGCAAGTAGGCCAGACGGGCAAGATCGTGGCGCCGAAACTGTACCTGGCAGTGGGTATTTCTGGCGCCATTCAGCATCTGGCAGGCATGTCTGACTCAAAGGTTATTGTGGCAATCAATAAGGACGAAGAAGCACCGATTTTCCAGATAGCGGATTATGGGTTGGTGGCGGACCTTTTTGAGGCTGTCCCTGAATTTGACAGCAAGCTCTGA
- a CDS encoding acyl-CoA dehydrogenase family protein — protein MNFALTEDQTAIRSAIEDVCKNFDDEYWTHKDKVGGFPEDFYTAMASAGWLGIAMPEEYGGAGLGISEACLMMETVSGSGAGLSGASAIHMNVFGLHPVVVHANDEQKARWLPPIIEGKQKACFGVTEPNTGLNTLKLKTTAVRKGDKYVVNGQKVWISTAQVANKILLLARTTPIDQVKSAAHGLSLFYTDLDRSKIDVHEIEKMGRKAVDSNQLFIDGLEIPVEDRIGEEGEGFKYILHGLNPERLLLAAEATGLGRAALRRAAKYAGERIVFDRPIGKNQGIQHPLAERWIDLEAGTLLYQRGAWLYDQGLSCGAEANAAKFFCAEAGYRACETAVMTHGGMGYAKEYHVERYFRESMLPRIAPVSPQLILCFIAERVLGLPKSY, from the coding sequence ATGAACTTCGCACTAACTGAAGACCAGACAGCTATCCGCTCAGCAATCGAGGATGTCTGTAAAAACTTCGACGATGAGTACTGGACCCATAAAGACAAGGTTGGAGGTTTTCCCGAGGACTTCTATACCGCAATGGCAAGTGCCGGCTGGTTGGGCATTGCAATGCCCGAAGAGTATGGCGGAGCGGGGCTGGGTATCAGTGAAGCGTGCCTGATGATGGAAACAGTGAGTGGGTCCGGCGCGGGGTTGTCTGGTGCATCGGCCATCCATATGAATGTTTTCGGTTTGCACCCGGTGGTGGTTCACGCCAACGACGAGCAGAAAGCGCGCTGGTTACCGCCGATCATCGAAGGTAAGCAGAAAGCCTGCTTCGGTGTAACGGAGCCTAATACCGGGCTCAATACCCTGAAGCTGAAAACTACTGCCGTGCGCAAGGGTGACAAGTATGTGGTCAACGGGCAGAAGGTGTGGATTTCAACGGCTCAGGTAGCTAACAAGATTTTGCTGCTGGCTCGTACCACGCCCATCGATCAGGTGAAATCCGCAGCCCATGGTTTGAGTCTGTTTTACACGGATCTGGACCGCAGCAAGATTGATGTCCACGAAATCGAAAAGATGGGCCGGAAAGCAGTGGATTCCAATCAGCTATTTATTGATGGCCTCGAGATTCCGGTGGAAGATCGTATCGGTGAAGAGGGTGAAGGTTTCAAATACATACTTCATGGCCTCAACCCCGAGCGTTTGTTGTTGGCCGCTGAAGCAACAGGCCTTGGTCGGGCAGCGCTGAGACGGGCGGCGAAGTACGCGGGCGAGCGGATTGTCTTTGACCGTCCGATTGGTAAGAACCAGGGCATCCAGCATCCCCTGGCTGAGCGGTGGATCGATCTTGAAGCAGGCACTCTTCTGTATCAGCGAGGCGCCTGGCTATATGACCAGGGGCTGTCCTGTGGTGCCGAAGCCAACGCCGCTAAGTTTTTCTGCGCCGAAGCCGGCTATCGCGCCTGCGAAACGGCGGTGATGACACATGGCGGTATGGGATACGCCAAGGAATACCATGTTGAGCGGTATTTCCGTGAATCGATGTTGCCGCGTATCGCTCCGGTATCTCCCCAGTTGATCCTCTGTTTCATCGCCGAGAGAGTTCTGGGTTTGCCCAAATCCTACTGA
- a CDS encoding methyl-accepting chemotaxis protein: protein MPRLNRFRISFRILVSILFPVLLTACSIAWVSIVQIKANGETEIDRLETRLLESRRTGLRDTVDVAHSMVMEIKESPGISDSEAKQRARSALRSISFGNDNYVIAFGPDLENLAYRPDPSMEGPTEDPKLRKLLSALVQSTKGDGFHTYTYMNSEYGEIQPKLSYQRMITGWDWLIGAGVNITDITAALEQAKRDIAAKISNILMLIFLVSIGIVVVAVVIGMLASRSVSAPIANISVMMREIASGEGDLRHRLPDDGSDELAELGRCFNAFVIKIQQTIGEVGVTTDKVADSAKELSQVADETSRSVQEQGVETDQIASAINEMAATIQQVAGNANGVETAAADADHLAREGGQSVAEAQDAVRKLTSEIQESATSIEALSEKTEGISQILDVIHGVTEQTNLLALNAAIEAARAGEHGRGFSVVADEVRQLARRSAESADQIREMLDGFVEESSNAVERMKASRESAGETEERINGAAGTLGTIEKSVGNIHEQVSQIATAAEQQSQVAEEINQNIVRIVDAAQRSDSGVVRTNEASRELAQLGDNLRGLVQQFKT from the coding sequence ATGCCCCGGCTTAACCGGTTTCGTATCAGTTTTCGGATTCTGGTCTCAATTCTTTTTCCTGTCCTGCTCACTGCATGTTCCATTGCATGGGTATCGATCGTTCAGATCAAGGCAAACGGTGAAACAGAAATTGATAGGCTCGAAACACGCCTGCTGGAGAGCCGGCGGACAGGGTTGCGAGATACAGTGGATGTCGCTCACTCCATGGTTATGGAAATCAAGGAATCGCCGGGCATTTCGGACTCTGAGGCCAAACAACGAGCTCGCAGTGCATTAAGGTCAATATCGTTTGGCAACGATAACTATGTTATCGCATTCGGTCCTGACCTTGAGAATCTGGCGTATCGGCCAGATCCTTCCATGGAAGGGCCCACCGAAGACCCGAAGCTCAGGAAGCTGCTCTCTGCACTTGTCCAATCAACTAAAGGCGACGGGTTTCATACTTATACTTATATGAACTCAGAGTATGGAGAAATTCAGCCAAAACTTTCGTATCAACGAATGATCACAGGATGGGATTGGCTGATTGGAGCAGGGGTCAATATTACTGATATCACGGCTGCATTGGAGCAGGCGAAACGGGACATTGCGGCGAAAATTTCCAACATATTGATGCTGATATTCTTGGTAAGTATAGGGATCGTTGTGGTCGCTGTTGTGATTGGGATGCTCGCCAGTCGTAGCGTAAGCGCTCCCATCGCCAATATCAGTGTAATGATGCGAGAGATTGCCAGTGGGGAGGGCGATCTGCGGCACAGGCTTCCAGATGATGGAAGCGATGAGTTGGCAGAGCTTGGGCGGTGTTTCAACGCATTTGTGATAAAAATACAACAAACAATCGGTGAAGTGGGGGTGACAACGGACAAGGTGGCAGATTCAGCAAAGGAGCTGAGCCAGGTTGCCGATGAAACCAGTCGTTCTGTTCAGGAACAGGGAGTTGAGACGGATCAGATTGCGTCGGCTATCAATGAAATGGCTGCGACTATTCAGCAGGTCGCAGGAAATGCCAACGGTGTAGAGACCGCAGCAGCTGACGCTGACCATTTGGCGCGAGAAGGCGGGCAAAGTGTCGCCGAAGCGCAAGACGCAGTGAGAAAACTGACGTCAGAGATACAGGAAAGCGCAACGAGCATTGAAGCGTTATCGGAAAAAACAGAGGGTATCTCACAGATACTTGATGTCATTCATGGCGTCACTGAACAAACTAATTTACTTGCCTTGAACGCAGCAATTGAAGCGGCCCGTGCGGGTGAGCATGGGCGAGGATTTTCTGTCGTCGCGGATGAAGTGCGTCAACTTGCGCGCCGCAGTGCGGAATCTGCTGATCAGATCCGTGAGATGCTTGACGGCTTTGTTGAGGAGTCCAGCAATGCTGTTGAACGAATGAAGGCATCGAGGGAAAGTGCTGGTGAAACCGAAGAGCGGATTAATGGTGCTGCTGGAACACTTGGTACGATTGAAAAATCAGTTGGTAACATTCACGAACAGGTTTCCCAGATTGCAACTGCGGCTGAACAGCAGAGCCAGGTGGCGGAGGAGATCAATCAGAATATTGTGCGGATTGTAGACGCGGCCCAACGCAGCGATTCGGGCGTCGTGCGTACGAATGAAGCAAGCAGGGAACTCGCGCAGCTGGGTGATAATCTGCGCGGACTTGTCCAGCAATTCAAAACCTGA
- a CDS encoding electron transfer flavoprotein subunit beta/FixA family protein — protein sequence MKVLVAVKRVIDYNVKARVKPDKSGVDLNNVKMSMNPFCEIAVEEAVRLKEKGIASEIIVVSVGSKASQEQLRTAMALGADRGILIESEDSLSALPIAKLLKSVVDKEQPDLILLGKQAIDSDNNQTGQMLAALAGYPQATFASEIDIVDGKAKVTREVDGGLQTVELTLPAIVTTDLRLNEPRYASLPNIMKAKKKELDIVTPEDLGVGTGSTLQIVEVEAPATRTAGIRVADVDELVDKLKNEARVI from the coding sequence ATGAAAGTGCTAGTCGCTGTTAAACGAGTGATTGATTACAACGTGAAGGCGAGAGTTAAGCCGGACAAGTCAGGCGTTGATCTGAACAACGTCAAAATGTCCATGAATCCCTTTTGCGAGATTGCGGTGGAAGAGGCCGTCAGGCTCAAGGAAAAAGGCATAGCATCTGAAATTATTGTGGTTTCCGTGGGTAGCAAGGCGTCTCAGGAGCAGCTTCGCACGGCAATGGCTTTGGGAGCGGATCGCGGTATTTTAATTGAAAGCGAAGATAGCCTTAGCGCCCTGCCGATCGCCAAGCTCCTCAAAAGTGTGGTCGATAAAGAGCAGCCTGACCTGATCTTGCTGGGCAAGCAGGCTATCGATAGCGACAACAACCAGACGGGGCAGATGCTGGCGGCGCTTGCCGGTTATCCCCAGGCGACGTTTGCCTCCGAGATCGACATCGTGGATGGCAAAGCAAAGGTTACCCGCGAAGTAGACGGTGGACTTCAAACGGTAGAGTTGACTCTGCCAGCCATCGTGACGACGGATCTTCGCCTGAACGAGCCGCGTTATGCCTCTTTGCCCAATATCATGAAAGCCAAGAAAAAGGAATTGGACATCGTAACTCCGGAAGATCTGGGCGTGGGCACCGGTTCCACGTTGCAGATCGTGGAGGTTGAAGCACCTGCGACCCGCACCGCCGGTATCCGGGTTGCGGACGTGGACGAGCTTGTCGATAAACTCAAAAATGAAGCCAGGGTGATCTGA
- a CDS encoding acetyl-CoA acetyltransferase codes for MASGIKDKVAIIGMGCSRFGERWDTDTDGLINEAFNEAMLDAGVERSQIGAAWLGSALDQVNIGNSAIPLATSLRLTGIPVTRVENMCATGTEALRGAAYGVASGAVDIAIAVGVEKLKDTGFGGLPVPTKGTLNDLWMPYSSAPAGFAQLASGYRKKYGVSKEDLKQAIGRVSWKSHQNGAKNHKAHLQKAIDLETIVGAPIVADPLGVFDCCGVSDGAACAIITTPEIARSLGKHDLVTIKALQLSASSGWESSTGGWDGSYVKNTRLAAKAAYKEAGINDPVSQLSMTEVHDCFSITELVTMEDLGLSEDGQAWRDVLEGKFDADGEVPCQVDGGLKCFGHPVGASGLRMVYENYLQLQGRAGERQLKNMSMGLSHNLGGVPYNSIAAISIVGILED; via the coding sequence ATGGCTTCAGGTATTAAAGACAAAGTTGCGATTATCGGGATGGGGTGTTCACGATTCGGTGAGCGCTGGGATACAGATACTGATGGGCTGATTAACGAGGCCTTCAACGAGGCAATGCTGGATGCAGGTGTTGAACGCTCACAGATTGGAGCTGCCTGGCTGGGTTCAGCCCTGGATCAAGTCAATATCGGAAACTCCGCCATTCCCTTGGCCACATCCCTGCGCTTAACCGGCATCCCCGTTACACGGGTTGAGAATATGTGTGCCACCGGAACCGAAGCCCTCAGGGGTGCAGCTTATGGCGTTGCCTCAGGCGCTGTAGACATCGCTATTGCCGTTGGGGTCGAAAAGCTCAAAGACACAGGGTTCGGTGGACTGCCTGTCCCGACTAAGGGCACGCTCAATGATTTGTGGATGCCCTATTCTTCTGCCCCGGCCGGCTTTGCACAGTTAGCCTCCGGCTATCGTAAGAAATACGGTGTCAGCAAAGAAGACCTGAAGCAGGCCATCGGCCGTGTTTCCTGGAAAAGCCACCAGAACGGAGCCAAAAACCACAAGGCCCACCTGCAAAAAGCCATTGATCTGGAAACCATTGTCGGCGCCCCGATCGTTGCCGATCCATTAGGAGTCTTTGACTGCTGTGGCGTCAGTGACGGAGCAGCCTGCGCCATCATTACCACACCCGAAATTGCCCGCAGCCTGGGTAAACACGATCTGGTGACGATCAAGGCACTGCAGCTTTCCGCCAGCAGCGGCTGGGAATCGTCAACCGGTGGCTGGGATGGTAGCTACGTGAAGAACACCCGGCTTGCTGCAAAGGCGGCCTACAAAGAAGCGGGTATCAATGATCCTGTTTCCCAACTAAGCATGACGGAAGTGCACGACTGCTTCTCCATTACGGAGCTGGTCACCATGGAGGACCTGGGTCTTTCCGAAGACGGTCAGGCCTGGCGTGATGTGCTCGAAGGCAAATTCGACGCGGACGGCGAGGTACCCTGCCAGGTCGATGGGGGCCTCAAATGTTTCGGCCACCCCGTGGGTGCCAGCGGCCTGAGAATGGTGTACGAAAATTACCTCCAGTTGCAGGGGCGTGCGGGGGAGCGGCAACTCAAAAATATGAGCATGGGGCTCAGTCACAACCTCGGCGGCGTACCGTATAACAGTATTGCGGCAATCAGTATTGTTGGAATACTGGAGGATTAG
- a CDS encoding CoA-acylating methylmalonate-semialdehyde dehydrogenase gives MSETNIPTVKLLIDGEFIESQADQWRDVVNPATQQVLARVPFATKDEIQRAVESANKAFQSWKQTPIGARARIFLKYQQLIRENMKELAALLTAEQGKTLADAEGDVFRGLEVVEHASAVGNLQLGEHANNVAGGVNTYTLLKPIGVCAGITPFNFPAMIPLWMFPMAIATGNTFVLKPSEQDPMVTMRLVELALEAGIPAGVLNVIHGGEDAVNGVCDHPDIKAVSFVGSTHVGTHVYHRASQSGKRVQCMMGAKNHGVVLPDANKEQTLNNIAGASFGAAGQRCMALPVMVLVGEAQNWLPDLIERAKSLKVGAGVEDGTDVGPVISRSALDRIHSLIQKGVDEGAELVLDGRNPEVEGYENGNFVGPTIFANVTADMTIYQQEIFGPVLCVVNVDTLDDAIEFVNRNPHGNGTAVFTRSGGAAHRFEEHIDVGQVGINVPIPVPVPLFSFSGSRGSKLGDLGPYGKQVIQFYTQAKTVTARWFDEDDVGAGVNTTITLK, from the coding sequence ATGTCAGAAACTAATATTCCAACGGTAAAGCTGCTGATCGATGGTGAGTTTATTGAATCTCAAGCTGATCAATGGCGCGATGTAGTTAATCCGGCCACTCAGCAAGTGCTGGCCCGGGTGCCGTTTGCGACCAAAGATGAAATTCAACGTGCCGTAGAAAGTGCGAACAAGGCGTTTCAGAGCTGGAAACAGACTCCAATTGGTGCCCGAGCAAGAATTTTTCTGAAATACCAACAGCTTATTCGTGAAAATATGAAGGAGCTGGCGGCTCTACTTACCGCTGAGCAGGGCAAGACTCTGGCTGATGCCGAAGGCGATGTCTTCCGTGGTCTGGAGGTGGTGGAGCACGCTTCCGCTGTTGGTAACCTGCAGCTGGGCGAGCATGCAAACAATGTCGCTGGTGGGGTGAACACCTATACGCTGCTCAAGCCCATCGGTGTCTGTGCCGGTATTACACCATTCAACTTTCCGGCGATGATTCCGCTGTGGATGTTCCCGATGGCCATCGCGACCGGTAATACGTTCGTCCTCAAACCGTCAGAACAGGACCCCATGGTGACTATGCGCCTGGTTGAGTTGGCTCTGGAGGCGGGTATTCCGGCTGGCGTTCTGAACGTGATTCACGGCGGTGAAGATGCGGTTAACGGTGTCTGTGATCACCCTGATATCAAAGCTGTTTCCTTTGTTGGCTCGACCCATGTAGGGACTCATGTCTACCATCGTGCTTCCCAGTCCGGTAAGCGAGTGCAGTGCATGATGGGGGCCAAGAACCATGGTGTGGTTCTGCCAGACGCGAATAAAGAGCAAACCCTGAACAACATCGCAGGTGCGTCTTTTGGCGCTGCGGGACAGCGTTGTATGGCGTTGCCTGTCATGGTTCTTGTCGGTGAGGCCCAGAATTGGCTACCAGATCTGATTGAAAGAGCGAAGTCACTGAAGGTTGGCGCTGGCGTTGAGGATGGGACCGATGTTGGCCCTGTTATCTCAAGGTCCGCGCTGGATCGCATTCATAGTCTTATCCAAAAAGGAGTGGATGAGGGTGCTGAGCTCGTTCTCGACGGTCGTAATCCAGAAGTTGAGGGCTATGAAAACGGCAACTTTGTTGGCCCCACAATATTTGCCAATGTAACGGCGGATATGACGATCTATCAGCAGGAAATTTTCGGCCCCGTATTGTGCGTGGTAAATGTAGACACCCTGGACGATGCCATCGAGTTTGTTAACCGTAACCCGCACGGCAATGGCACGGCTGTATTTACCCGTTCCGGTGGCGCGGCTCATCGTTTCGAAGAGCACATTGATGTAGGGCAGGTAGGTATCAATGTCCCAATTCCCGTGCCAGTTCCACTTTTCTCTTTCAGCGGCTCGCGAGGTTCGAAGCTTGGTGATCTTGGCCCATACGGTAAACAGGTTATCCAATTCTATACCCAGGCCAAGACTGTTACCGCACGCTGGTTTGATGAAGATGATGTGGGTGCTGGAGTGAATACCACCATTACCCTGAAATAA